A window from Salvia miltiorrhiza cultivar Shanhuang (shh) chromosome 2, IMPLAD_Smil_shh, whole genome shotgun sequence encodes these proteins:
- the LOC131009739 gene encoding uncharacterized protein LOC131009739 has protein sequence MVEKAAYAFGEDLGNAKFNFPENPPKIEIQVAAGRFALASTGAETSGQVDDLDSQSNSLSSSKALQYAESPCPSIVNAVQSDHYFQQSSDDELGTSTFTPLQKCTVVIRQLAYGGATNQYDEYLRIAESTSLECLSKSCRVIVQLFSAEYLRRLMSADCQRLFALHEYGSGDARKPRLHHWAWKDCPVAWQGAYIRGDQGEPTIFLEAVASQDMWI, from the exons ATGGTGGAGAAGGCGGCGTATGCCTTCGGCGAAGATCTGGGCAACGCCAAGTTCAATTTCCCCGAAAATCCACCGAAGATCGAGATCCAGGTTGCCGCCGGCCGCTTTGCCCTTGCGTCCACCGGCGCCGAGACCTCGGGTCAGGTCGACGATCTCGACTCCCAGTCGAACTCGCTCTCCTCGTCAAAGGCACTGCAGTACGCTGAGTCGCCGTGCCCGTCG ATCGTCAACGCCGTGCAGTCCGATCATTACTTCCAACAAAGTTCGGATGACGAACTTGGCACATCTACCTTCACACCTCTCCAAAAATGCACAGTTGTTATTCGGCAACTTGCATATGGAGGTGCAACTAACCAATACGATGAGTATTTGCGTATTGCAGAGTCTACATCGTTGGAGTGCTTGAGTAAATCCTGTCGAGTCATCGTCCAACTCTTTAGCGCAGAGTACTTGAGGAGGCTGATGTCCGCTGACTGTCAAAGGCTTTTTGCACTGCACGAGTATGGGTCCGGGGATGCTAGGAAGCCTAGATTGCATCACTGGGCGTGGAAGGATTGTCCAGTGGCGTGGCAAGGAGCATACATTCGAGGTGATCAGGGGGAGCCAACGATCTTCCTCGAAGCTGTCGCATCCCAAGATATGTGGATCTGA
- the LOC131010203 gene encoding DEAD-box ATP-dependent RNA helicase FANCM isoform X3, with product MDLPWTALFANTLVALPTGLGKTLIAAVVMYNFFRWFPEGKIVFAAPSRPLVMQQIEACHKIVGIPQEWTIDLTGQTSPSKRAEFWKCKRVFFVTPQVLEKDIQSGSCLVKNLVCLVIDEAHRATGNYSYCVAVRELMDASVQLRILALTATPGSKQQTIQRVIDNLQISTLEYRNESDPDVLPFVHERKIELIQVSMGDEAIEVDSLLLEVGRPFHARLCTFGLLPKRDIQTLSPCDYLKSREMFCEKPPAGFPQSRQGEFLGYFGALLTLHHLRKLLSSHGIRPAFEMIDEKLKQWQFARMVGRNEALLKAKLLMQKTVSHGAPSPKLAKMLEVLIDHFKAKDPKNSRVIIFSNFRGSVRDILDALKNIGEYVKATEFIGQSSGKTSKGQSQKVQQAVLQKFRTGGYNVIVATSIGEEGLDIMEVDLVICFDANVSPLRMIQRMGRTGRKNEGRVVVLACEGSELRGYMRKQANSRSINKHMINGGTNSFNFHPSPRMVPHSLKPELRRLEMSIEEYVPRGSKAKDSEPSPLPAYKDKITDAEKDLLAKYFVATQEDAWRPSLIAFPHFQAYPSPANDVLHSSRTLLLIDTMQHLQELTYSHDRNPSAEDDDVPDPCLRVLPVERQDNVIEDSERYMDRAEEESDKEAEGSGQELQETELQKPKTWLHTFLFASEFVSVDGVGNVLVLSLPQLPLGSSSKRTEVSNVASPYHLMQDYKGHAEIPLQPMDNHPLHPRPLDETVHEFSLSNPSAEDEKKFDMAEEILQSPVSSRMQNETDISDQDLIDIELSPRLTNFIKSGVVPESPINDSETWKGNRRDVLAVPALVSSLNLETERFLNSCEHKKKEHVNGSSEEMDILCLNDNGIQTPPLDCNTGAGGQCSSPVPVVKELQTPVTKLSNTSSSKDWLPDSGVQPESVEQQCKFRRLRKLGDCNRKFSTETRNQTGASEKFLTSRRADNHKSTKLLKAPKSGKKKQSEDAAAYIEEEAEVSSDATASDDEEDVQGGSSYEDSFIDDGLNSTTSNTQAGSSRVDMMAIYRRSLLSQSPFPRPPSFPANHSPDSVVQSSKMDGSGSSTGTRHNNAPQTGFESTARNNKDTSDGVPTEILESRSDSRKRKFSFHQAHSLPMLNLDREFSLLSGAARENSSVHVPVEMAGESIDVFEDDGFYEGIDLDALEEEATKLLKQKAECSTKKITGSSETNEQNLGILDIPSFDLGF from the exons GCTCCTGTCTGGTGAAGAATCTGGTGTGCCTGGTGATTGATGAGGCACATCGTGCGACAGGAAACTATTCCTACTGTGTAGCTGTCCGTGAG TTGATGGATGCTTCAGTCCAACTAAGAATATTAGCTTTGACTGCGACACCCGGAT CTAAACAGCAGACAATCCAGCGTGTCATTGACAATCTTCAAATATCTACACTCGAATACCGAAATGAAAGTGATCCCGATGTACTGCCTTTTGTGCACGAGAGAAAGATAGAACTGATTCAG GTATCGATGGGTGATGAAGCCATTGAAGTAGATAGTCTGCTTTTGGAAGTTGGACGTCCATTTCATGCCCGTCTTTGCACATTTGGGCTGCTTCCAAAGAGAGACATCCAGACA TTGAGCCCCTGTGATTATCTTAAATCAAGGGAGATGTTTTGCGAAAAGCCGCCTGCGGGTTTTCCTCAATCGAGGCAAGGTGAATTTTTGGGTTATTTTGGAGCTCTTCTTACGTTGCATCATCTCAGGAAATTGCTTTCAAGCCATGGTATAAGGCCTGCATTTGAGATGATTGATGAAAAATTGAAACAATG GCAGTTTGCACGAATGGTAGGCAGAAATGAAGCACTTTTGAAAGCAAAACTTCTAATGCAGAAAACTGTTTCCCACGGTGCCCCGAGCCCCAAATTAGCAAAAATGCTGGAAGTACTGATTGACCATTTCA AAGCGAAAGATCCAAAAAACTCCAGGGTGatcattttttcaaatttcCGGGGTAGTGTCAG GGACATACTtgatgcacttaaaaacattggGGAATATGTTAAAGCTACAGAGTTCATTGGACAAAGCTCCG GAAAAACCTCAAAAGGACAATCGCAAAAAGTTCAACAAGCTGTTTTACAG AAATTTCGGACAGGCGGGTACAATGTCATTGTTGCAACTTCAATTGGTGAGGAAGGTCTTGATATCATGGAAGTTGATCTTGTCATATGCTTCGATGCTAATGTCTCGCCTTTGAGAATGATTCAACGTATGGGGAGGACTGGGAGGAAGAATGAAGGACGAgttg TAGTTTTAGCATGTGAAGGGTCAGAACTGAGAGGTTATATGCGAAAGCAAGCAAATAGCAGGTCTATTAATAAGCACATGATAAATGGTGGCACGAATAGCTTTAATTTTCATCCCAGTCCAAGGATG GTTCCACATTCTCTCAAACCAGAACTGCGACGTCTTGAGATGTCAATTGAGGAGTATGTTCCCCGTGGATCAAAAGCGAAGGATTCTGAACCCTCCCCGTTGCCTGCATACAAAGACAAAATTACAGATGCCGAGAAAGATTTGCTCGCCAAGTATTTTGTCGCTACTCAAGAAGATGCTTGGAGACCATCTCTTATTGCTTTTCCTCACTTCCAGGCATATCCATCCCCTGCAAATGACGTGTTGCATTCATCTAGAACACTGCTACTAATAGATACCATGCAGCATTTGCAAGAGCTAACGTATTCTCACGACCGCAATCCTTCAGCAGAG GATGATGATGTTCCAGATCCTTGCTTGAGAGTTTTACCGGTGGAGCGTCAAGACAACGTTATAGAAG ATTCAGAGAGGTATATGGATCGTGCTGAAGAGGAATCGGATAAGGAAGCTGAAGGATCAGGTCAAGAGCTTCAGGAGACTGAGTTGCAAAAACCAAAAACTTGGTTGCATACTTTCCTCTTTGCTTCAGAATTTGTATCCGTGGATGGTGTTGGAAATGTCTTGGTTTTATCATTACCTCAACTGCCTCTGGGCTCGAGTTCTAAACGAACGGAAGTTAGCAATGTGGCTTCTCCGTATCATTTGATGCAGGATTACAAGGGCCATGCAGAGATTCCTCTGCAACCTATGGATAATCACCCTTTGCACCCAAGACCCCTTGACGAGACTGTACACGAATTTAGTTTAAGCAACCCGAGTGCAGAAGACGAGAAGAAGTTTGACATGGCTGAGGAAATTCTCCAGTCCCCGGTTTCAAGCAGAATGCAGAATGAAACGGATATCTCCGACCAGGATCTTATAGATATCGAACTTAGTCCAAGGCTGACTAATTTCATCAAAAGTGGAGTTGTTCCAGAATCTCCGATAAATGATTCTG AGACATGGAAGGGCAACAGACGTGATGTTCTTGCTGTTCCTGCTCTCGTTTCTTCTCTAAATTTGGAAACCGAGCGTTTCTTGAACTCTTGTGAACACAAGAAGAAGGAACATGTAAATGGCAGCTCGGAGGAGATGGATATCCTGTGTTTAAATGACAACGGCATTCAAACACCTCCACTAGATTGCAACACAGGCGCAGGGGGACAATGCTCTTCACCTGTTCCCGTCGTCAAAGAGCTGCAAACTCCTGTTACTAAACTCTCAAACACAAGCAGCAGTAAAGACTGGCTTCCAGATAGTGGTGTCCAGCCCGAAAGTGTCGAGCAGCAGTGCAAGTTCCGTAGGCTGCGCAAGCTCGGAGATTGCAACAGAAAATTTTCAACAGAAACTAGGAACCAAACTGGTGCAAGCGAAAAATTCTTAACGTCGAGAAGGGCTGACAATCATAAATCAACTAAGCTTCTCAAAG CCCCCAAATCAGGTAAGAAGAAGCAATCAGAAGATGCTGCAGCATATATTGAAGAGGAAGCAGA GGTATCGTCCGATGCTACGGCATCTGATGATGAGGAAGATGTACAAGGCGGCAGTTCCTACGAGGATAGCTTCATAGATGATGGGCTGAATTCTACAACTTCTAATACCCAAGCCGGCAGCAGTAGGGTCGATATGATGGCAATATACAG GCGATCATTACTCAGTCAATCTCCATTTCCAAGACCGCCCAGCTTCCCCGCAAACCACAGTCCTGACTCCGTGGTCCAAAGCAGCAAAATGGATGGAAGTGGAAGCTCAACAGGGACAAGACACAACAATGCTCCTCAGACTGGCTTCGAATCGACTGCCAGGAACAACAAAGATACAAGTGACGGGGTTCCCACGGAGATCCTCGAGAGCAGGTCGGATAGCCGGAAAAGAAAATTCAGCTTCCACCAAGCTCACTCACTGCCAATGCTTAATTTAGACAGAGAGTTCTCTCTACTCTCTGGGGCTGCACGGGAGAACTCGTCCGTGCATGTACCTGTAGAGATGGCGGGGGAGAGCATAGATGTTTTCGAAGACGATGGGTTTTATGAAGGTATCGATCTTGATGCACTAGAAGAAGAAGCTACAAAGCTACTCAAGCAGAAAGCAGAGTGCTCAACGAAGAAAATAACAGGTTCTTCTGAAACTAATGAACAAAATCTTGGGATTCTGGATATTCCATCGTTTGATCTTGGTTTTTGA
- the LOC131010204 gene encoding gibberellin 20 oxidase 2-like encodes MDSNTAFDSFVYPNFSKLDLEKFIWPKQENHSSNEELNEPLIDLEGGAAATADLVRSACLRHGLFQVINHGVDLNLINSVNDHVNFFFNLPIDAKMRVHRLPGSFWGYSFAHADRFSLNLPWKEIFSCIFRQDASDSEGGLFFESAFGHEFQKIRLDFEKYCDAMKKLSLSIMEILGMSLGVDKVYYKDFFEDGSSLLRCNFYPRCEEAAQTLGTGPHCDPTALTILYQDQVGGLQVFVDDRWKSVTPRPGALVVNLGDTFSALSNGVYKSCPHRAVVNKSMERVSMVYFLCPAEEKVIKPPTNLVSSERLRQYPDFKWLDFLNFTQKHYRVDVATLQNFTKWLISHQPT; translated from the exons ATGGATTCCAACACTGCATTCGACAGCTTTGTGTAtccaaatttctccaaattagatTTAGAAAAATTCATTTGGCCCAAACAGGAAAACCACTCTTCGAATGAAGAGCTGAACGAGCCGTTGATCGACCTCGAGGGCGGCGCGGCCGCAACGGCGGATCTGGTTCGATCAGCTTGCCTGAGGCACGGCTTGTTCCAAGTGATCAACCACGGCGTGGATTTGAACCTCATAAATTCAGTAAATGATCACGTGAATTTCTTCTTTAATCTCCCAATTGATGCAAAAATGAGGGTTCATAGGCTGCCCGGCAGCTTTTGGGGCTATTCTTTTGCACATGCAGATCGTTTCTCTTTGAATCTGCCGTGGAAAGAAATTTTTTCATGCATTTTTCGTCAAGATGCCTCTGATTCTGAGGGGGGCCTCTTTTTCGAATCCGCATTTGGTCACGAATTTCAGAAGATAAG atTGGATTTCGAAAAATATTGCGATGCGATGAAGAAATTGTCTCTAAGCATAATGGAAATATTGGGGATGAGTTTGGGGGTTGATAAAGTATACTATAAAGATTTTTTTGAAGACGGTAGTTCTTTATTAAGATGCAACTTCTACCCTCGATGCGAAGAAGCAGCCCAAACTCTTGGCACCGGACCACACTGTGATCCCACTGCTCTCACCATTCTTTACCAAGATCAAGTTGGAGGTCTCCAGGTCTTTGTCGACGACCGATGGAAGTCCGTCACGCCCAGACCCGGCGCCCTTGTCGTCAATCTTGGCGACACTTTCTCC GCATTATCGAATGGAGTGTACAAGAGCTGCCCACATAGAGCTGTAGTGAACAAATCAATg GAGAGAGTTTCAATGGTGTATTTCTTATGCCCTGCAGAAGAAAAAGTGATTAAGCCTCCAACAAATCTTGTGAGCTCAGAGAGGCTGAGACAATATCCAGATTTCAAGTGGTTGGATTTCCTCAACTTCACACAAAAACATTATAGGGTTGATGTTGCAACACTCCAAAATTTCACTAAATGGCTCATTTCCCACCAGCCAACCTAA